Within the Miscanthus floridulus cultivar M001 chromosome 17, ASM1932011v1, whole genome shotgun sequence genome, the region CTCGGCCGCGCCCTCCGCGTCGTGCAGGCGCAGGCGGGGCACGGAACGCGTTGGATGCCCCCTTGCCGCCTGAGGTGGATGGCGACCGCAACCGGAAGTGGGTACCCCACGGTGCAGTCGCGCTCGACAGCACGGTCATCTGGTTCGACCTCTCGTGGGGGCTGCTCAGCCTGGACTTCGATCTGCAGAAATCGGAGTTTCGATTGGACTTCTCCAGCCTCCCACCCGGTCGTGATCTTGGTCCCGACGAGGCCACGCCGGACATCTACAGCAGGCGCTGCATCACCGTGAGCGCGAATTTGGTTCGCTACGTGGAGATCATCGTCCCTGATGGCGAGGCACCGACGGTGTCGATGTGGTGTCGCCGGCGCCGGGTGGGTGTCAACGGATGGGAATGGGCCCTGAACTACAGCGTGAGTTTCGAGGACATCTGGATCGACGACAGCTACGTCGTGACCGGGCTGCTGCGGAACACGCCCATGGTCGCGTGCGTGAGTCCGGTCGACCCAAACTCTACTTCACCTTGAAGCAGCGCCTCTTTGGCGTCAATGTCATCGAGCGCAGAGTTGTGCAGTCGAGCCCATTGGGAGGGCATTGGGATTCCCCAACACCAACAGCCGGCACTTCCTCACCTGGAATCTGCACCCAAGCGGAGGTAAGGCAGTGTGTTCTGCTCATCTAATCCTGTGCTCTGCAATTACAGATCTCAACAGCATCTACGTTTCATGCAAATGATTACTTCTGGAGTTGTTTATCAAGTGCTAGTACTTATGTTCAGCAATTACATGCTTCAAATCTCAACAGCATTACGTGATTAATTTTTCTGGGACATATAGTTGTCTAGTACTGCATTCCCTGTTCTGTTTTAGTAGGTTTGCCCGAGAGAAGTACAGATGGCATGTAGCTGACTTATAAATTTGTTTGAGTTTATATGACGTTGCAGAATGCAGTGGTCTTGCCGACTGTAACTAATAAGCATGCAAaatgcagagagagagagagagatggagttATGATCATAATCTAGTTTTGTTTTCCTTACCAAAAGCAGATGCATATGCTTATTGAGTTATTTCTCTGTTTCTGATCCCTATTTCCAGAAAATGGATATCATCAACCTGTCAATAGCGCATTAGCTGAATTAGTTGAAGTTACACATTTGTCAAAGCTAGCAATCTAGCATGCACTTCATATAAGGGGCAATCTTGTTCTCATGAGTGCTTTATCAACCATTTAATGTCCTGTTATGATTCTCTGTTCACTAGTAGTGATGCCCATTTTTTTAGGAGGGTAGTGGTATATATACCAATTGATGTTAGGAACATCATGATTGCAGTTTGAGATCACATTTTTGTCAATACAGATAACTTGATTGTGCTAATGCTTCAAATGAAGTTTGGAGGCTCTCAATCTCTGATTATTCCATAAATTACACATTTCCATGTTGTCGCAGAAGAGTTACTGGGTGCATTTAACTTCATTCTTTATAATCAATCTGTTCTTACATGGAGGATTTCTTTTTCCCTATCGAAACAGAGACACTTGTATGATCACCAACCTTTTACAGAttttctcttggccattttgtatTGCTCACTATCTGTTTCACTTGTCAGAAACTAGATTGTGCTGGTTAATAGTTTTTCCCATGAAGTAATGACAGATATAATACATGTATCTTGTGTGCTATTGTTGCATAAGCAGTAAACACAATTGTTCTTGTCATAGCAGATTAGTTACAAGACAACCTACAATCGCATTTAACTTCGTTGTGACTATATAATTGTGTTAATAGTTTGGTGCTCGGTTCTGACATTTAAACTTCAGTCACCATTGTCTGACTACCATTTATTCTCTGAAGCAGATAACAACATTGGGCATGTGCCACCTGGAGAGCCCGGCCCACAGccaggagatggaatggaaggcGTCGACGAGGAGCAGTCGGCGGGAATCGAGCCGCCGCACTGAGGTTAAATGAGTTTTGACTTTCAAATCTCAGCCCACCGAGTAGGAAGCCTTGGCGGACATGAGCAATGGCGGTTCTAAGATATGAACTGCTCAGTGTTTTGGTTCTTCGACATGAACTTCTCAGTGTTTTGTTTCTTCTATACATGCTTTCTTGCGGAGATGTTATAGAAGTTGAGGCTCAAGATGATGGATGGGATGGAGTAATTGAAACATTTTGCCTGCCATATATACTAATCTGCTGGATTTGGTCTCTTGCTGCATGCCCCTTCTCTCTCTGTCTGTCTGTATTTTCGTACTGACTCCTGACACCCTGTTAGTAACACGAGTCCATCTCAATAGCAACACTTCCACTGTTCACTTTGCCTTCGTTTGATTTGCGACATTTTACACAAATTATATTTGTGGCTCATTAATTTAGAGTCCTCTTTGACCCATGCAGGGAAACAAGGTCGTTTAAATCTAACAACCTTACGCATTTACAGTGCCTAAATGTTTTCTCTTCAGACAAAATACTACTCTATATTTCAACCGGACGAAAACACATATGTTGTGTTATAATCGACAATGACACTAGTCAGCATGGAACATCCGTCACACTCGGGCGGGGGAAACGGGCTGCCAATTTTGAGCGAGTGGGATGAGGAGGACAACAAGAGAAGTGGAGAAAGCTGCGGTCGCCTGGTCAGGCCGTCAacttatttttatttttgaaaaagcAAATTAGTCTCTCTTTTAGTGTTAAAGTTTCTTAACCTCTACATCGAAATATTGTCTGACTTATAGCATGATTTTTGAACCACCATTGAATATTGAAATGATCATCTCTGCCGTGCCAAGTTCTAAAATGTTCCCGCTCTGTCAATTCAGGCAGAAGCGTGCATGGGAGCACCCACACTAAGAATTTCAGGAAACAATGTAGTTTGTTCTGGGGACAAGAACAATGCAGTGTGTCGAGATGAGAAGTGATGAGATTGAACTAGTTCAGCACAGAGATTTGTCGTAGAGAGATTTAGCAGTAAGAGGACTTGTAGTGACACAAATAATATAATGAGGTACCAATCCCAATCCAGATAGAGTTGTTTGCTGTCAATGAAATACATATGGACGAATGACATATACTTGTTACACCAAAAATCTGTTTGATAAATGGTCTGACATTCGGACATACTAGTGTACAAGAGCATGGATATATGTCCCTTACAAAAATGATATTGCTATAGTGAAATAAATATTGATGTTTGGAAATACAAGTCTGTTATCTCCAGCTCTACAGCAGGCTGGTCCCAATGCATGTGGCCGCCCAACCTTAAATCGGATTCTCCGCATCCTCCAGTGCCAGCAATCAACATTCCCTCAGGTGTATCTGGGGCTGCCACTGTCCAATGTCAAGCTCAACCTTGCTACTTTTGCTCCTCTAATCTGCAAGGTGGACCGCCGCTTAGCAAGTTGGCAGGCATCTCTACTAAACCACCATGGAAGGCTTGTATTGATCAACTCGGTGTTGGATGGTCTTGTCAACTACATGATGCAGGCTCTACCGCTACCGCCTGGAATTATATCAACTATTGACAGCCGTCGACGCGCATTTCTCTGGACGGGCACAGATAAAACAAATGGAGCCAAATGTCTGGTCAGTTGGGAGGTGGCTCAAAGGCCTAAGCGTGAAGGAGGTCTTGGTGTGCGGGACCTGTCCACACATAATGCTTGCCTACTCCTAAAACTGCTTCACTAGCTGCATCACCCGGAGGACTCCGCTTGGGCTGCCAGGGCAAGAAGGTCCGCTGACATGATCACCTTGAAGGGTCCCGGCTGATGGCAACCACTGGGAGTCTGGGAAGGGCTCCGGGCACTACTACCTGCTTACAGATGCATCACCAGAGTGCAGGTGGGAAACGGCGCTTCTACCTCCTTCTGGTGGGACTCATGGCTTGGCGCCTTCACCATTGCTGCAAAGTTTCCATGCCTACTCAGCAAATTCCACAAACACTGACGCGTCGGTCCAGCAAATCTTACAACTGGGCACATCAAATAACTTGACAGCAAGGCTATCCTTACGAGCCACGCAGGAGAAGTCAGAGGTCCAACAGGGCAACAACCAACCTATGGAAATTTAGAAACTgccaatcaggaccactagacgCTGACTGCCAATCAGACCACTAGACGCTGATCCAATGGATAGAGTGAGGagacttaagcgcaaaaaaatcaCATCTCTCACCTCatacattggatcagcatctaatGATCTTGATCAGTAGTTTTTAAGTTTACACAGGTTGGTTAGTTTACACCTAATATGTTGGCGTCCAACAGTTGCTCGATTCTGTCACTCTATCTCGACAGCCTGATAGGCGGACTTGCAAGTTTGCCGCCGCTGGCAGGTTCAACACTGGTGCAATCTACAGAGCTTCAACCCACTCGGGTATCTGTAGtaggatctacaactttgtctGGACAAGCAGGGCTCCTACAAGGGTACGCTTCTTTGGTTGGTTGCTTTTGCGCGGTTGCCTCCAGTGCCGCGCTAATTTATATAACAAGCATGCCCTCGACGACGACATTTGTGAGCTCTGCAGACAAGACCCGGAAACTTCAGACCACCTCATCTTCCATTGCACGGTAGCTAAAGAGTTCTGGAACCACCTTGGCTTCCAGGGAATGCTGCTCCCATCAGTTCAGGAATTCTGGGAAATGCCCAGGCCTCTAACGATACCCTCCTAAACACTTCAACACGATGCTGCTGCTGGAACATCTGGAATCATAGACATGATGTTGTCTTCCGCCATCAGCAACCTTCCCTGCGTCGCCTACTCGCTGCCTGCAAAGAAGCCTGCCGGCTGTGGGGCTGCCGGCTAAGCCAACGAGACAGGCGTATAGTTGATGTTTGGTGCCAAATGTTTGTAATGCATTAGTCTCTCCCCATTCTATTTTGGTTGTAATCATAATGACTTTGGTCCTCGGACCGCTGTAGGTGCTTAGGCACCCTCCATCCACCGGCTCGACAGGATCAATGGAAAACCATTTCACCCCTCCGGTGCccgtcttcaaaaaaaaaaaactctacagTAGGTTGTTCTTGCATTTTATCTAGCGGTAATGCTCACGACCGAGCATTCGTTTGTCCAGGCACCACGTTTCCTGAGCCTGTGCAGCAGTCTGGCCCAAGACGCAACCGGCCTGCTCCCCTATTTGCTCTACCGATCTCTCTACTCTCTACTGAGCACGCTACGATAGAAATTCCCCACTTGCTTCGACCGTCGCGGCTTCATGGTTGCGTCAGCCCGCTGCGCCTCCATCCCGTGCCGCGCCCCACTTCGGCAAGCTGTCGCCCCCATCCCCTGCGGCACCTCCATCCCCTGCCGCGCCATGCCGTGCCCCATCGTCCGCCGCACCCAGGCCAGGCGACCAAGAGAGAAGGTCGTTGCTGGCCGGACCCAGGCCAGGCGCAAACACAGCTGGTCGCTGCCAGGCCACGCCACCATCCTCTGCCAACGACTGGCTGGACCCGACCGTTCCCGCTCTGCTATGCGTCGCACGAAAGAAGAAGGGCGCAAAACGCATGTTGCAAAacatatgtttcatgtgtttcaaatatttcagaggtatgttgcaagtcttTCGTAgcagtgttgcaaaagtagatctggatgttgcacatgttattggctatatatgtatgtttcaagtgtatgttccaaatatttcatctgtataAGACGTATGTTGTAGTATTTCATCTGGATTTTGTAAAAGTAGATccagatgttgcatatacatgcatgttgtaaGCGTATTTTTGAAGTGGTTTCAGGTGTATCATACGTCTGTTGTAAGTGGTTCATCTGAATGTTTGCAATGATTTTCAAGTATTTCAggtatttttgcaagtgtttcaaacgcatgtttcaagtattttatctatcttctttacaTGTTACAACAGTTGTATTcggatgtttcaaaaatagatcaaGTGTTGTACATTGGTTGCGCGTTGGAAGTGACTGGCGGCACGGGCGACGTCCGAGGTGGCACGGCGACGTCCAAGGGCGGcgcaggtgaaagctctagtttggttttggtgaattgatgaaaccctaagtgctaacctagtttattaagtgatcatgagataggtagcacactccaagtggtgaagcaaatgaagatcatagcatgataaagatgatggcatggtgatgatcaggtgcttcgacttggaaagaagaaagagaaaaacaaaaagttcaaggtaaaggtataatttgtaggagctattttgttttggtaatcaagacacttagagagtgtgatcacatttaggtttgatagccgtactattaagaggggtgaaactcgtatcggaatgcggttatcaaagtgccactagatgctctaactcattgcatatgcatttaggatctagtggagtgctaacacccttgaaaatatttgtgaaaatacgctaacacatgtgcacaagatgatatacttggcggtgttggcacatttacaaaggaggtggtgtttgcagggttgagatggattcggcgctttcgggaaaatggaatgtctattttctattgcgctggatgcaaattcttgtggttagcacattggagcaagggtgaaaaagttagaagtgaaaacgagttgatcgcaaagacgctggcgtcgcaactgaccggacgctgggtctgaaagcaccgaacgctggacctgagatgcaccggacgctggtttctgcgtccggtcaaactgacatggcgacacagtgactagggtttagcaccggacgctggtctgtgtccggtcaaggtggaccggacgtgtccgatcgaagaaaaccggatttggacccttaccgtaaacgaccggacgctagtggttcagcgtccggtcagttttaccggagcgtccggtcagcagacgaccgttgaaatctaacgaacatTATTTGAAGCAgaggacacgtggcgtgaatcacgtgatcggacgctgaaagccagcgtccggtcgatcggaccagagcgtccggtcatcccgcgctgtgcccagtgaaggggtacaacggctctatttcgtgggggcttctatttaagccccatggctggctcaagctcacgctcttgcacattttcattgacatagcaaccttgtgagcttagcaaaagccctcccactcatttccatcattgattcatcatcttagtgagattgggagtgatccaagtgcattgcttgagtgattacatctaaaggcacttggtgttcgtgtttcgctgtggatttcacttgttactcttggtggttaccgccacctagacggcttggagcagcaaggatcgttgagcggagggtgatgattgtctccggctccgatcgtggtgcttgtgaggggttcttgacctttccccggcagagcgccaaaaggtactctagtggattgctcgtggcttgtgtgatcctcatcttgtgttggttgtgtggcaccctattgagggtttggcgtgtgaagctaattagcgcgtgaacctccaaagtgagtgaatcgccacaacgaggactagcttgccggcaagcaagtgaacctcggtaaaaatcattgtgttcatcattgattccgaggtgattggtcatcattgttattcatcttcgtgattgattggttcattcatctacatggcggtataaccctcttgatcactctctttattttaccgcaaactagttgacaagctctttagtgtagctagttgtgagagcttgcatgcttggttggtgtggctctttagttagcctttgagagcacactaacatagagtagtggcATTGCTCTTgagtgaattgacactatctaaactagaattatggtaggtggcttgctttttgagtaggctagtgcaacacttgcttcgcctcataatagtctaaccatttggttaagtgttgttgtagaaatttttattaggctattcacctcccctctagccattaggacctttcaacaggccCACTGCTGGGGCATTTGCCCGCGAACCCAACGCGCTGGGGTGCTCGCTCACTAACTGAGCAGGCACCACCCGACACTAGTGCCCTGGATCAGATGTTCAGGCGCTAAGTCCCTTTATCTAGTCATGTTTTGCCTCCATCATTATTTCAATTTGACTTGTATAGTCGAACAAAGCTTTCAACAATGGCGCCTTCCCTTGTTCCACCTGTTTGCAGCAGAGCAGAGAAACATTTGAACTTCCAACATTATCTGAAAATAGCACAAGGTAAAGGTTACAGCACAGACAGATTTGTTAAgaccaaaaaaggaaaaaaaactaataataatGCAGCATTGCCGTATAATAATCCAACATTATCTGAAAATTGCAGTGCAGCTATGGAGATTTAACTAAGATCCGTTTGGATCCTTAGAATTAAGTTCAttttaataattacaatttagtcATAGATTAATTAAACTAATATGGTTGTATGTTGAATATAATTGTATATTATTGTTAGTCATACAAGGGACATAGTTTATATGTTGTATTTCTATTATAGAAAAAcgagttgaagagtgtgctataaaTTAGAGATTAGAAATATAgcatggtgatctatagaatccattTTTATCTCCTACCCTATAAATTTGAGATAAGCTTATTTGTGAGCTTGGTAAAGTTGTGAAATGTCAAATTGCAAACAAAATTGTCTAATTTATTAAATAGATTTCAATTTCTCCAGCCCATAACACACAAACCCACCAAGAATATATGATCCTGGGCAACAGTCGCGGGAGCAGCAACATTTACATGGGGCTCCCTGTAAcagattcatctaaattgagaagttAATCACAAGAAGCAGTGCAGAGGAAACTAAAGCCATGtttgcttgtcttataatccgtatttttagcttgtttttttaactggaatatttttttttctctcacatcaaatcagctggaacagtatttcggcTCGTTTTTTTCAGCGAATCGAACAGGACCTAAAATTGAATGGTGTGAAGGTGACCATGAGCCTCGCCCAGAACCAGAAGGACCCGGCCGGCCATCGCTACCGGCTAGgtctttttttttgtgaattgCTTGCCTTTCATAAATCAGCCGGCCGAAGCCTCAACCATGATCAAGTCATACACACATGCTGGAGTAACACGCCACACCTCCGAGCAATGTGAACTAGAAACCTGACGAGCTAACAAATGTGCAATCTTATTACAACTTCTACTAATAAAAGAGAAAGAAAACTCTTGAAAGGCAAGGCTAATTTCCTCCATCTCCTTCAGAATAGGATCAATGATGGATCTTTGTGACTCCTTCCACAATTGCACAACCTGGAGACAGTCGGTTTCCAAGGCCACCCGACGTAAACCCATCTGTGCAGCAAGCTTCATGCCATCCCTACACGCCAAGGCCTCCATGGAGCAAACATCAAGACCACGCTCATACCAGATTGCTGGTGCCGAATAGAACGCGCCTTGATCATCTCTGATAATAGACGAGGTTGCTCCTTGCTTGCTTTCTTGAGAGAACGCAGCATCCGTATTAATCTTCGACCATCCCACCTCCAGCTTTCTCCATTTATCCCTATTGTATGCTAGAGCTGGTTTGTCAAATTGGTGGCTCAGCTGCCATAAATCATAAGCTGTATCTTTGGCCCAGAGCACTGCTTGCTGAACCAGCATCGTCAGCTCTCCATGGCGTCGCCGGTTCCTTAGCATCCAAAGCGCCCACATTCCAATCATAATCAGAGCTCGATCTCGTCTTGGGCAAAGCTGTGACATCAAATCAGCAGCCCACGTCTCAGCATTCAGGCTTGGTAATTTGACCCCAATTGCCCATCTTGTATATTGCCAGAACTGCCTCGCCACTGTGCAGTCCAAGAGTATATGCCTGATCGATTCTTCTGGCTCCCCACAGACCTCACAGAAGGCCTCCGGTTCTATGTGCCTTCTG harbors:
- the LOC136515456 gene encoding uncharacterized protein — encoded protein: MPAAPPRLAALILLLHGLVVLQLLQQWWSGLLAAATSSPATTLRAACIQAGTGSGSAPLRHIEPEAFCEVCGEPEESIRHILLDCTVARQFWQYTRWAIGVKLPSLNAETWAADLMSQLCPRRDRALIMIGMWALWMLRNRRRHGELTMLVQQAVLWAKDTAYDLWQLSHQFDKPALAYNRDKWRKLEVGWSKINTDAAFSQESKQGATSSIIRDDQGAFYSAPAIWYERGLDVCSMEALACRDGMKLAAQMGLRRVALETDCLQVVQLWKESQRSIIDPILKEMEEISLAFQEFSFSFISRSCNKIAHLLARQVSSSHCSEVWRVTPAYNVGSSNVSLLCCKQVEQGKAPLLKALFDYTSQIEIMMEAKHD